The following are encoded in a window of Sutcliffiella horikoshii genomic DNA:
- a CDS encoding uracil-DNA glycosylase encodes MENVSGTWKALLEKEASQKYFKDLMDFLEKEYANKTVYPEKKAVFSAFQATRFEDVKVVILGQDPYHGKGQAHGMSFSVQKGVRVPPSLKNIYRELYEDQGLEPVNHGFLMEWAEQGVLLLNTVLTVRESNPNSHKGKGWELFTDEVIRALNERQKPVIFILWGKHAEQKEALITNEQHFILKSPHPSPFSARKGFFGSRPFTKVNAILEEIGEEAIDWRLTP; translated from the coding sequence GTGGAAAATGTAAGTGGAACGTGGAAAGCTTTGCTGGAAAAAGAGGCGTCCCAAAAGTATTTTAAGGATCTGATGGATTTTCTAGAAAAGGAATATGCCAACAAAACCGTCTACCCAGAGAAGAAAGCTGTCTTCTCAGCATTTCAAGCAACAAGATTTGAAGATGTAAAAGTTGTCATTCTTGGGCAAGACCCCTACCACGGAAAAGGACAGGCGCACGGCATGAGTTTTTCTGTCCAAAAAGGGGTGCGTGTCCCCCCTTCACTAAAAAATATTTACCGTGAACTTTATGAGGACCAAGGTTTGGAGCCTGTAAACCATGGGTTTTTAATGGAGTGGGCAGAGCAAGGTGTGTTATTATTAAATACGGTTTTAACAGTGAGAGAAAGCAATCCGAATTCTCACAAAGGGAAGGGCTGGGAGCTTTTTACCGATGAAGTTATCAGAGCGTTAAACGAGCGACAAAAACCAGTCATTTTCATCCTTTGGGGAAAACATGCGGAACAAAAGGAAGCACTGATCACGAATGAGCAACATTTTATCCTGAAAAGCCCGCACCCGAGCCCTTTTTCTGCGCGAAAAGGATTTTTTGGCAGCAGGCCTTTTACAAAGGTGAATGCCATCTTAGAGGAGATTGGTGAAGAAGCGATCGATTGGCGGTTAACACCTTAA
- the zwf gene encoding glucose-6-phosphate dehydrogenase, with product MSKKENPTSLIVIFGATGDLAKRKLYPSIYRLYKNGSISKNFAVVGVARRPLTNEEFRSNVSKSVSSVANGDGNVEEFSSHFYYHPFDVTSSESYQQLKGLLGDLDSDYETNGNRIFYLAMAPEFFGTIATNLKSEGLTETDGWKRLVIEKPFGHNLPSAKDLNAEIRQAFDESEIYRIDHYLGKEMVQNIEVIRFANALFEPLWNNRYISNIQITSSEVLGVEDRGRYYENSGALRDMVQNHMLQMVALLAMEPPIKLNPEEIRSEKVKVLRAMRKIEQDDVEDYFVRGQYGAGFVDGDQVQGYREGNSVDPNSNTETYVAGKLLIDNFRWAGVPIYIRTGKRMSEKSTKIIVQFKDIPMNLYYNRGEKVDPNLLVINIQPEEGITLHLNAKKSGKDVTTTPIKLDYTNNCIDGINTPEAYERLIYDAMRGDMTNFTHWDEVALSWSFIDEISKAWENTRAFDFPNYESGSMGPKQADGLLEKDGFHWWPL from the coding sequence GTGAGTAAAAAAGAAAATCCGACATCTTTAATTGTCATTTTTGGTGCAACGGGAGATCTAGCAAAACGAAAGCTGTATCCTTCCATCTATCGTCTTTATAAAAATGGTAGCATCTCTAAAAACTTTGCTGTTGTCGGCGTTGCAAGACGTCCGCTCACAAATGAGGAGTTCCGTTCTAATGTGTCTAAATCTGTCAGCAGCGTGGCAAATGGCGACGGAAATGTAGAGGAATTCAGCTCTCACTTTTACTACCATCCATTTGATGTGACAAGTAGCGAATCCTATCAACAACTAAAAGGTTTATTGGGTGACCTGGATTCTGACTATGAAACGAATGGTAATCGAATTTTCTATCTTGCCATGGCTCCTGAGTTCTTCGGCACGATTGCGACGAACCTGAAGTCAGAGGGATTGACAGAAACGGATGGCTGGAAACGTCTTGTTATTGAAAAACCGTTCGGACACAATCTTCCATCTGCAAAAGATTTGAATGCTGAAATTCGTCAAGCATTCGATGAATCTGAAATCTATCGTATTGATCATTATCTTGGAAAAGAAATGGTCCAAAATATTGAAGTAATCCGTTTTGCCAACGCTCTTTTCGAACCGCTCTGGAACAACCGCTACATCTCCAACATCCAAATCACCTCTAGTGAAGTGCTTGGAGTCGAGGACCGCGGGCGTTACTACGAGAACTCTGGTGCCTTGCGAGACATGGTGCAAAACCATATGCTTCAGATGGTCGCGCTTCTTGCGATGGAGCCGCCAATCAAGCTGAATCCAGAAGAGATTCGCAGTGAAAAAGTGAAAGTGCTTCGTGCGATGAGAAAGATTGAGCAAGATGATGTCGAGGACTATTTTGTACGCGGTCAATACGGCGCCGGCTTTGTCGACGGTGACCAGGTACAAGGCTATCGTGAGGGAAATTCGGTGGACCCTAACTCCAATACGGAAACATATGTGGCAGGGAAACTGTTGATTGATAATTTCCGCTGGGCAGGTGTTCCGATCTATATCCGAACCGGAAAAAGAATGAGTGAAAAGTCCACGAAGATTATCGTCCAATTCAAGGATATTCCGATGAATTTATATTATAATCGCGGGGAAAAGGTCGATCCTAACCTTCTTGTCATCAACATTCAACCGGAAGAAGGCATCACCTTGCATTTAAATGCGAAAAAATCGGGTAAGGATGTAACAACGACTCCTATCAAACTTGATTACACGAACAACTGCATCGATGGAATTAACACGCCTGAAGCTTATGAGCGTTTGATTTATGATGCGATGCGCGGCGATATGACGAACTTCACTCACTGGGATGAAGTGGCTCTTTCTTGGAGCTTTATCGATGAGATTTCCAAAGCGTGGGAAAACACGAGAGCATTCGACTTCCCTAACTACGAATCAGGTTCCATGGGTCCAAAGCAGGCAGACGGATTATTGGAAAAAGACGGCTTCCACTGGTGGCCATTGTAA